DNA sequence from the Falco peregrinus isolate bFalPer1 chromosome 1, bFalPer1.pri, whole genome shotgun sequence genome:
GATTTTCAAGTATCCCATTAAACCTGAGTTAAATATATAATATGTGCAGCATGTACATATTAATGCAGtggaaaattattaatttttagaCTATCTTCAGGTATGAGTGCTTAATTTCACAATGCTTGTGTCAATTTACTAACAGTTTACAGGCAAGGGGAACACTGAGCATAGACACCTACTCCACAAGACACCGACATTTTCATGTGACAGTCTCAAAAGGAAATTATAGGAAGGAGGTTTATAATCAAACCTTTCAAAGTAACTACAGAAGTCTAAAATTTTGTGAACACagaataattataataatagtTCAATGACTTCTAAGAAGAGCTGTTGAGCTAGGCCTTGCAGAGGTCAGTTCTTGATCCCAAATTAAATAACTGAACTGAAGAATTTTGTGCAGATTGCTAATGTTATTTGCagacagcagcaagaaaaagtgGGCAGGCAGGTAGATAAAAACTTAAATATGGTGTAAAATTACTAaacaaagacatgaaaaataatgacCAAAGTAAGGCAGAGCATGGAGCAGTATTAGAAAAACTCAAGGgtgaaaaaattcagaaaggaagGGCCATTGGGTCTACGTGCATGTCAGGATAAGGacatgaaacagaaagcaggCAACAGCTTCATGAAGATTTTGCATTTAGTTCAGAATGATGAAACTATTGCAAGTCATAAATATAAGGTACTTacagggtggggtttttttcctttaaaagcaaagacatcACAGCTGTATTTCCCACAGGACACTTCATACAAATCCCACTCCAATCCTGTCTGAACAGGGCTTTCTAAATTTTGATAGAGTGAGAGAAACACCAAAAGGTCAGCAAAGACATTTGCTTTGAAGAAATGCAGCTCCTATTGGAGAATTAGATTTGCAATTCAGAGTCTTTATTTGATGAAGTTAATAAGCACATGGCTACATTTTAGGGAAGCAGGCTGAGTCTTTTCAGCTGGGGTAGCACTCAAAATTAGACACCAGCTTAAGCATCTTGTTGAATCAGGATCCATAACCTCAGTTGGAGTGATGCCTTTTCCTGGGTACCCAGGTAGCAATAGAACTGCTCTTCTTTGAAATTAAtgcttggaaaaataaatcGAAACTTTTATTCTGGAGGGGACTTTGTTATGTCCTATTCTATTTTAATCCAACAGGTAGGATACTATGAATTTTCTATTTATAAACTAAGAATATTTAGAGCAGTGCTGATAATCTAAATACTAAGGAAAACTACATTTACAGTCAGTGCCAAGCTGCGCCACTTGCCTGGGGCTCTGGGCGGAATCCAGGGTATTGTTTTGAAACTCCAAAtgatttcagtttaatttttttctgaagtgttgtCTCTTTTGCCTTTCTATGAGATACAGCTAACATAAGCAGAAGCACACAGTATGAGCTTTGCAATTCAGGAGAAGAATCTGCTCATACATTACACAGGCTCCTTAAGTCAGCGCTGCACTCTTTAGCACAACAAACCTCAACCACTGGTACATTCTGCAAAGCACCCACCTTTCTTTGGGTGTTAGTTAGGGGCAAAATTAAAGCGAGAGTTCAGAAATTATGTTAATATAACattcagcagaagaaacagtgCAAGTAATTATGACAGTGGTGACCAGAAAATAGAATTTATTAAAAGTTTACTGTGATTTTAAGGTGTTTAAAGGTACCTAGAGTTGGAAAGAGGTGTATGTCTTTATCAAGGAGCAACAgtccaaaaccaaaagaaaattcttttccatttcaaaataattttcactcaaacaattatatttgcttttgaagaacttagtggttttgtgtttataaTTTTTCAGGGTGGTTTTGATGGAAGAGGCTTTTATGCACCTCAGGGATCCATTTCAGGGACCAAAGCTGCAGCAGATTTAATATTATCATGGAAACTCTATCCCTGAATGTTGAAAGCAATTCCAGATTATTCCCTCCCTTGGTAGTCACGTTATTGAAATATCTGAAAGAGGACATTCCTGCCAAGTTACATATATTTAAATCTTCTGATCCCTCTTTTTAAACTAGTATCTCTATCTTGGCAATCCACTTCTTGCCAGTTTTCTACAAATTCCCGCCAAATTACCAGTATCTTTCCAGCAATGAGAGCTTCcaatattttattgtttcacCAGCTTTAGCGTGCATGCCATGTAATTTCCTCTGTCTTTATGGGAGGCCTGGGTTTGCTGTGGCCAGACTTTACTGCCAAAGGCGATTGCAAGTGTATTCATTTTTACTGTGCACTACAAGCAGTGAGCATATAATCATCTTTTGGAACTGTTCCACTCTGGTCTGTCTCTTCTGTTAGATGCGAATGTTTAACATACTTTGTCTTAGCTGTATTTGCGTGGTTCTTCCCTGTTCCCATTTTCTCACATGCTCTCACTTTTCTATTCTCTTAAATCACTttgtattatttctgttctgttcatgCTTGCATAATGCATTACATAATTTAATCTGTGAAATTTCAGATTATACCAAATTTATTCAGCTAGCAGCTGCAACATGGACCAAGGCCTACAGAGACAGTGAAAGTAGGAAGAAAATCTGTACCTTCTTTACCCATAGGAATCATTAGTGTTTCTCTAAGAGAAGACACTTGCCATCAACAGGAAGAAGGCCAAGATCCAGTTTCTGATTAGTAAACAATAGGGCAGACATCAGCAACTCTACAGGCTGCTTCATGGTCTTTTGCCTACTTTTCTTGTAATGACTACTGAGTAAATAATAGTACACCACCTCCACCATCTCTTGATATCCTCCACATTCACTCATCCTCCCTTGTATTTCCATGTATATGGCAATGTAActtccagtatttttctgaCATGTATGTACTtatctctttgtttttcatttgaaatgctttgcgCCCCAAACCAACCTCTATCTAGAGGTAAAGATAATATGctcaaaagcaaaggaaagagctCAGGTCTCTCAACTAATAAAGCTACATCTAACCACTGCTAAAGTAGGCATGCACCTGCTCCATCACTCCAggaaagctgcatttttcagaagtggagTTTATCAGGTAGCTGAGCATGCATCGCTTGGAAGTTAAAACTTGGTTCAGATGTCTGGACTTGATCTATCTTTGCAGGTCACTGGAGATTCAATCAGGGCAGCTTGCCTCCTCTGACACTGAGAAGCAAAAATCAGTGCCAGAATGCTACATCTGTGCTCCATATTCTGTTGCGGCCAACAAATTACTTACATGTTTATTCAGCGTTAtagtggtggtgggggaagggggaaggaaattttattttcctctgttcttgAAAGCTTCATGGTTTGATCCAGATGAGATGACTACGTTTTGCAGAGTTGCTTCAGCTGTCTGTTCAGAGATAAAAACTGCAACAGGCAGGGTATGCTGAAGCAGCCTGTCCTTGACCATGAGCTGGAATTAGCATTGTTGGACAgaactgcaaaagaaattttCACACTCTTTCCTAACTGACTATCATGTTCTGTATATTTGTTCAAGATACCGTCATTTGGCAAAACCAGTGTCTTTGCAGGAATTAAGTAACTTTCTCTATATTTCAGAGCTTCCAAATAAGGAACATGCTCTGCAGTGAGCATTTCTGAATACAGAGTGATTCTCATCATCTAAATCCAGCCAAATGCCATCTAGCTCACCTTGGCTAAGATATTCTTGCAAAATGCATCTCTCcatgaaatatatttgtaacCATTAGCAGTGAAGTCCTCTTTGGAACTAATTTTTCTCTGGAGCTCAGAAGGGCTTTCTATACTTGAGTCTTCTCAAGTATCTAAGTTGGTTGCTGAACAGACACACAGAATAGCATGTCTTCAGTTTAGTGGGATTTATTTTCACTAAATTATGGCAAATTTTATCTGGATACTTTAGagagaaatgtgtttaaaataactCTGAAAATATCAGTCAAATACATTAATTTCAATGAATGGTTTTATTTAAGAATGCTTTAATGTTTGTATATACAACAGCACTCACTATTTCCCAATGGAATAAAAAatactggggggtgggggccaGAACAGGAAGGGGTATGAAGGTTAAGGGATCAACCTTAAGGTGTAAGAGGAAACatcaggtagaaaaaaaaaaatctttctcagCATTCATACTGTCCCTGGAAAGAAATCAAGTGCACCATCTTAAAGGGAAAAGTCTTGCAATCCCCATAATCAGAGTACTCTGACAAACCCGCTCCTTGCGGTCTGATGAGAAAACCACCAGAAGAGTCAAGGCTTTGAAGAGAAGGACGTATGGATTTAAAAAAGTGAAGGTACAACCAGAGAAGCACGGATTCAACAAGCGTAGTAACCTGATTTACTTAAAACACGCGTCGTCCTTCCCTCTGCGAACGAGCCGTCGGTGTATAGGTCACCCTATAAGCGTGCCCGCCACCTGCCCGTGCCCATGGCTCTGTGGGGGCTGcgggaggagaggaaggagccAAGAGGCAAAGCAAAGGGCGAGGGAGTGCGGTGACCTCGCGGGGGAGGATGTCccgcaggagctgctgcagcccggGGTTCGTAGCCCGGTGCCACCGGAGGTGCCATAGCAGCACACAAGGGTGGCCTGCGCCCCTGGGCCAACACCCTGGCTCCGCAGCCACTGCGGTGGGCTTCCACCTGACGGCTGCAATGGGCCTGAGCTGAGAAGAGCTTCAGGGCCCCAGAGGGGGCTGAGGAAGGTGCAGAAGATGCTTCCTCACGCTCGGGAACCGGGGCTGCTCGCCACTCAGGAGAGGTACCGCAGCAGAGGGTCCCCGCGCACCACGGCACGGAAACCCAGCGGGCCGGCGGAGGTCGGGCAGACCCTGCCCGGGACAGCCAGGCCTGAAGCTGCCCCCGcggccccagccctgctgccaggggGAAGCCGCCCCGAGCTGCCGCGGCTAcgcgcagggcagggcagggcaaggcagggcagcccccggccgagccccgcagcccggcccgcgGAGCCCCCGCGCTGCCGGTAGCGCCCGGCCGCgtcccccgcgccgcccgccaTTGGCTGCCGCGCCTGTCCATCAGCCTGCGGGGGCGGGGCCACCGGGCACTGCCACCCGAGGGTTCGTCATCGCGGAGCGACGCCGGGGACGTTGCTGGCGGCCGCGGCTCGGCCCGGTGTCATGGCGGCGgcccccagccctctccagcCCGGCGGCCACGCTCTGGAGATCGGCGCCGAGCCTGCGGCCTCGGAGGTGGCGAGCAGCGCCCTGCGCTGCCTGGCCGGGCTGGCGGGGCAGGTGAGTgcgggcagggcggcggggcggcccgggcgCCGCGGGCCCGGCACTGCAgcggctccccccgccctgGGGGCCCGAGCAGGGCGCGCCCCTGCCCCTCTTGCGGCCTGCGGGGCCCGCCCGGCCTCCGGGGACCAGGTGCGGCGCCGGAGGGAAGCGAAGGCCGCCGCAGGCCGGGGAGCGGGCTCGCCGCTGCGCGTTGCTCACGGCTGCTGGCGGGAGCGGCGGGCCCCGGTCGGGGCTGTGGTGGCGGGCGGAGCGCGGCCTGCAGCGGCATcgccgccctgccctgccctgccctgccctgcccgccctcGCCCGGTCACCTCGTAGTGACCGGGTGTTGCGTGTCATCTGGTACTTCCACGGATGATCCTTCCCATGGGAAACGGCAGTTTGCCTAGTTGCGCTATTTTAGCAATTAATGATTCGGAATTGAAAAGCTTACTGTGtattaaatcaaaagaaatgaTCGGGAGCTTGGAGTTAGCCTTGCCTCGGTGCGAAACACACAGTGCATCTCAGTGGGTCAGGATTTGTAAAGCAGCTTTGTTCTGCGGTACTTCAGTTGAACTACCTACTTTAGGTTTAGTAATGGCTATGAATTATTTAACAGATGTTATGGTAGTGGTGGGAGGCCCTTATCAGGAGAAGGTTTTAGTAACAACTTAATTATTACCATAAGTAATTTACAGATTAGTTTCTTTTCCCCTGTGGAAGCATACATGTAGTTCtgggaaggcagaagcagcacactCTTGCTTCTGAAATTAGCAGTTTGAAGGTTTGAGGCCAGATGATGGGTGACATCTGTGGGAGGTAATATAACTTAACATGTGTTCATGTTACAAAAATACTCAGAAACAGACACTCTTAGATACAGAGGCTGTTTAGTAGTCGCTGCTGACtgacatgaaattattttttagagCTTTTCACCTGTCATCAGAATAGAATTGTGTATTATATTTGCTTCTCATCTCAAAGTCTGCTAGTAGTTGTCTCCCTTTTCAAACCAAAGTCATCCAGAATTTAAGTGCCTGAAAATTCAAGTGCTGACTAGTAAGAGtctcagtttttctgtcttcaaaagtGATTAAAAACTCCCCTAGCTTTTGAACAGGAGTGCAGTGCTAAACAACTTGATCATCATACACTGCAGCTTCTTAGCGTTACTGAGACAGGAAAACTGCCTATGTGTCAAGGATGAAATATCCCATAATTCTTCCTGGTGAAAGTTCTAAATGTAATCGGGGAAGGACTAGTGACTGTCTGTTTACCTAGATGTGATACTGTCATTCATACTGTTCTTACAGTCTTGCCCGAGTGAAAAATTGAACTCTTGTATGGATGGAGAAAACAAGgaataataaaggaaaagtttCCTAAGCTCTTAAATAGGGTACTTGTCACAAGTTCAATTAATTGTTTTCAAAACCACATGAAAGACTGTagtttctttctcctcttcagtAGCTTGCTTGTTCTCCAGAGTTTGCTTTATGCCTGGCATGTCACTGCAGAGAGCTTAGTGATTTTTAACACTACTTGGGTGTGCACAGACAATTGCAAGAAACCAGTTTAGAGTAGCTACATTCCCTCAGTAGTTACAGTAGTTTATGGTGCAGAGTAAAAttggttttgttggtgtttgGAGTGTAGTCTTTTGATGACAACAAACTCATTTTATGGTGCATTGCACTGAACTATGAGTAGGGGTCTGGTTGCTCCATCTTAGCTGAGGAGGCCCTTTTAGTTGCTCAGTCATGATTGCTTCCAGTTGTTGAGTTACGCTCTTGTCTGCTGGCACTTCTGTTCTGGTAGATTTAACTGTGGCGCTTTACCAGCTTACTGACAAGCAATCCATCTTGCATTTTTGACTGAAAATACTGATTCCCCATTTCCCTTTTATAGACATTAGTGAACATGTGCCAGATCGTTAGCTGCTGCAGTTTGTGATCCATCATAGTAGTTTAAGTTGGATTTATGCTAGCAGGTTGGACTGTAAACAGGACTATTTCTGGCACAGGAATATTTTAAGGAAGACATCTGGGGATAAAAACACTTAAAACCAATATGACTGATCCTGAAAAGTTCTTTAAGCCCCAAGTGACAATCAATGTCTTCCATAAAACAATTTCAAAGGCCTGAAATGACTTATGATCCTGTAAATTGCTACAGAATAGACTGTGGACTTGTAAATGTACAAAGGCTTTGAAGTTACCAAATCACAGAATTTATAAACTTGCTTGTCACAGTTCTTACAGGTAGACGAATGggaaacactgagaaaaagaaatttattttacaacaaACATATTTGGATGCAGGAGGAGTTTATtccttatatttaaaaacattgtttATGAGTTTAAAATATAACTGGCCTCTAAATTATGCTAAGTCAGAAGTGCTACTGTTTTTGTACATTCGTTGAACCACCTGGACAGGAGTCACAGGCATCACATATGAAGGCACACATCAGCTGAGTCTGTTTGAAAAAGGAGGCTTATTAAGAAATTGCAGTAGGActcctgttttgtttcattatgaTGACTTATATCTATGCCTTTTTTTACCTTGTCAGTGGGCTGTAAAATAGCATATAGCAGATGTTACTTTAGAAACTTTGGGAAGAAGTATATGCCTCATGATCACATATGCACAGTGGCTTAGTTGTTGAAGTTTTGTTCTTACTAAATTCTAAATACATTCTTGATTTTCTAAGGTGTTCAAAACACCTGTTTCCTAAAACATTACTTTTCTTACATCCTGCGTAGTTTAAGTACTAAACAGGAACAACCATTTGTTTGAAAATTATCCAAAATACATTATGTATCTACTCAGACCATCTCCTTTGCAGTGTAATTTGGAATCTAATACTGGATTTTACAAGGCTGTTCATTGACTAAAGAAGGAAGGCTTCGGCTTGTAGTTCTTTACATACAAAATTACGATAATGCTGGCATTTAAAACTAATGTAGAACAATTTATTATCCGTGGCTTTGCCTTCAGGGTGATGTGTAAGTTCTCATTGTTTCCTCATACAATGTAGGGGGGATTCAGGAAACGAGTGTATATGGATTCTATGTTCTTGCTCATAATATTTCGTGCCATTAGAAGTTAGATATCTCTAGACCGTATGTCACTTTTGACATCTGCCTGAGCTCGGTCGGTtggtctgtctgtctgtctctgtcaTATGCACATGACTTGGGATTTCTGTGTCTCAGAGTACCTGTAGGTCCTCTTGATTTTAAACAAGAGTTTTATCTGTATTTAGAATCTGGGGGATCACTTACGGGGTTTTTGGTCGGAGAGCAAGCTACTTGGCCTTGGGAAATGAAACTGCTCGTTGCTTCGAGACTTTGAGAAGAGCTTTAGTGTAACAAAAATGGCAGAGGTGGGTGTGAAAGGGTGTAGTTCATCAGTGATTAACAATCAACTTTATTAGAAagtgaaagtttatttttagcttGTAGAAGATACATAGttcctttaaataaaacttaTGATGTGTATTTCTCTTTATTGTTTTGGGAGTAAAATACTGCAATTCCTTGGCAAAGAGAACAGACTATGGCAATTGTTTTAATCTGAATGCATATGAAGGGGAGCAGTGTGATTTGGAAATGGGTTTGATAGTGAAGCTGTATAGTCAAGAGTTTCTTTAACATTGAGATTTTTTAACGATTcattttttgaaacatttttcatataaaacttCCTTTGGATTACAAGCAAGTAAAAATTTCAAGTGTGGTATGGTGCAGTATCAAGACCTTGGTCATACAGGCATAGATACCCTTGCAAATCTCAGAATAAAATGCATGAATTTACAGGAGGCTACGATCTTGGGTGCATGTTTCTTCCTACTGGTGGTTCTATCATCTGTTAAAAGATTTAAGCAATTAAAGTGAACAGTATGTTTTCATACGATAGTTAATTGAATTGAGAGTTGACTAAAGTTAAAGACTACATTAATACAATGAAAGTGTGATGAGATAGTAAGGAATTTTTAACTCTACtatctttctttgaaaatgacAGCTGCTTGAGTTATAATTAATGTCAAACCTGTCCTCATATAAAAATGGTGTCTGTATGAGATTGAGCATAATTGTTGTCCTGTAGAAGTCTTGTATACTTCATAACGTAATTtcttgttgtgtttgttttgcccCCTTGAAGCTTAACCTTGGAGACGATATCGTGAAAGTTGTAATCGATTGGAGCAAACTTCAAAGCACATCAGCACTTCAGCCAGCGTTGCTCTTTAGTGCACTTCAACAGCATATTTTATGTTTGCAGGTAAATATTTCGTTGGACATGTTTGACTTGACAGAAGTCATCAACAGCTGAATATAGTTGTATTATCTAAACTGTAAAATTTCAGTCATTTTGATCTTACATTCCTGTGTCCAACAAAGAAGAATGCAAAAGTACTATACGCTTGGGATTCCACTGTGCTTCATAGGTACTCATGGATTTTTCAGATTAGTGGTGTGAATAGCCACTGGAGGTGAGCAGGCTGAATAAATGCAGCCTCATTGATTTCTAGACTTGCATTGTAAATGTGATACATTTCCATCTATGGTGGGTTGTAATTAAGCAATAAGACACGGCAGGTGTGTGTCATGCTATGATAATGATTCCATGCGTTGGGTGAGTTTTGAGGCTCATGGAGTGCTTTCAGTGGTTCAAGAAGTGGCATTATCCCAGCATGACACATCCTGGAGTGTCTTACtgcaattaaatatattttcagcgtaggtttttttttaaaaagagtaatttctTTGACATTAATGTCTCATCTTACCAAGTAGCCAGTCACCATTACTGTCATTTCTTTTAACTATTTGAAACTTTCCGACCCTGCCAAAAGTATGTGTAATTTAGTTGCATGGCAGGGAGGGTGAGCAGTTTGTCAGCTGGTAACTGAGCAGTCTTTTGACCTTGGTAGTTCATCTATAAAAGGTGGGGATTTGAATACCAGTTTTTTGCTTCAGCTAGTCAATGAATTATTTCAAGTGTGTAGTACTGAGAGGGCGAAAAAGGAAGTTCCTGTATTTGCTTATCTATAGGTAAAATAAAGACCCTTTATGTTTTCCAGGCATCCACCAAATCGTTGGtgtaataaacaaaaaaagaaaatatgcaagacaaaagcaagtaaaaatcATATCCAACTGTAAGAACGTTGCATGCAGGAATTtgattctgtttcagaaaatgtgaCCAGTAAAAATCATgttgtcttaaaataaaaataaataatttgtagagggaaaaataaatggtgaaatatgaaaaattaaaaaaggaagtgtgACATACATATGTACTGAGGTTTTGTCGATACATGTTGTGTAAGAGTTATTGTGGTAGGACAAGcgttttatttttgctgctacAGATGTCAGTGCATTCTCTCATCTAATTTCATGACCTAAGTAGATAATCAACCGTGTCAAAAAAAGCATGTGTTCAGGATAACGCCTATATATTTTATGTCTGTGTTCTCTCATTCACTTGGGCAACTGCGGTTTCAAGTGGAGAATGTAGTGCGGTGCTGATAAAGTAATGGCTTTACAGTGTGAAAGCATTGGCTTTCATgttaaggaggaaaaatactAAGCCTTACTCTTCTGAGTAGGCATTtgaatgacattttaattaagTGGCATTGGTGCCAATGATTGAAGCTTTGATTTAGCTAGTAACAGATGAGTAGCAGGCagatttttgcagaaatttGTCTTATACAAACCTCTGAAAAGCATAGGTCAAAAAGGCCAGAATCATGGTGTGCACAAtatttggaacttttttttctccttttttttttttattcttttattactGTGTTCCATCAGAGGCAGATGTGAttcctaaaattatttcagttggTCTGTTTTAGAAATTGTAATAATacttggctttttgttttgtggattttttggcttttttttcttttttaccctaACATACTGTTTGCTTTGTTCAGCCTCTTTTAGAAAAACTCCAGTCATtgattaaagaagaaaatataggCCATATTGAACCTGCAGGTAAAACAGAAGGCCAAACTTGTGAAACAAGTTTAGATGCTTATGATGGTAACTGTCAGATTGAAGAAAAGTATGCAAGTTATGACTTGAGAGATCAGAAGGATGCTCATGTTCATTTTGATCCAGAGGTGGTCCaaataaaagctggaaaagcagaagtaaGTGATGtacctaaattaaaaaaaaaaaaaaaagacctttctaaattttgaatttaaagaatgaaatagATATATGCCATCATGTTTATTACCTGCAGATTGACAGGCGGATATCAGCCTTCATCGAGAGGAAACAAGCTGAGATCAATGAAAATAATGTCAGGGAATTTTGCAATGTTATTGATTGTAATCAAGGTAACTGGCTAGCCAGACTTTAATCTTCATAGCAATTTAAgttgggttttgttatttttttatttttcaaaagcactattttatatttaaagcgGAACTTTATTTTAAGAGTAACTTCCGTTTAAAGTTACGAACTTGCATGTGCACTGCAGATGTTGtcagagagacaaaaaaaagaaagtagtcACTGGATGACAGCGTTTAATGCATCCCATACAGAAAGATTATAGTTATTACTGTGTTCGCTTTAAGAACTGCTATCTTAAATCAGATGATTTTGTAGCTATTGTTTCTTATGTTTTAGCTAGATGTTCCTTCCAAAGTCAACAAAATTGCAATTCAGAAATGTCTTGTGAATTGCATATTCAAATTGAAGTTAATTTAATGCTAGTTAAATTACAACAAATtacaaagaagtatttttttgcaaTCAATTTGAATTACTAGCTACttagaattacttttttcttccaacaTTACTTATGCTATTGGTGTTTTTAATGCACCAGCTGGCACAATTTGCTGTATCTATAACCAAACAATCTTAAATTCATCCAGTAGGCTGGATCCCATTAGCACTATCAGTAACTGTGTAACTGAATGTGTCTTAAAAGAGAAGGCACTTTTATATACATAAGTAGTACAGAGGCATTTTCTAAGTACCTATGAAGCCAGGTGTGCATTGTCTCTGTGGTGTACTTACGCTTTTAGAGATCAAAGCTTATTGTTCCGTAAGCTTTATAGCGAGAGAGTTTAACTCCTTGAAAGTATTAGTTGGAATGAAAATGACATCTGAAGTCTAGTAGAATATACTAGATAGTAAAATACAGATTCCTAAAATTGTTAATTACATACAGAAGAAATGATGATAAGACCTTCCTTTGTGTGTTCAGGCATAATAAAATATACGTAAAGCCTTAGTGTATATGGGCAGagattaaaatataaacattagAATAAACTAAGACGGTCTGTACTGTAGGTTTTTGTGGTTAGACAAATGAGAGAAGTCACAGGCATCAGAATAAATGCAGGAAAGTGAGAAAAGAATGTTGATGAATAAACTAGACCAGTCTGAAAATAGGAGAACAGTTTCAAAATAGGACATAAAACCAGAATAACAGTGGTAAGCAGGGAAAACACTGTATAGGAAGAAAGAAGTAAGTTACAGAGAAACGCAGTGAAAAGTAAGAaccaaataaaatgtaaattggAAGAAATTTGACCTGATCAAATAAACTTTGATATACATGTGTGCATACATTTATAGAAGTGATTTATTCAATTAAAACGAGTAGGTCCGTGCAAGTGTGTGAAAGTATTAACTATAGTTAAGTATTAGTTAACTATAGTTAAAGTATTCTATTTATAGAATGAATTAAGTATTTCTGTTGtatgaaaaattttaattagATTTGTTAAAAGCCTAAAAGCTGATAATGgttagaatattttaaattttaaatatgtaattagGACCTCactttttatattattattatttatttagaaaatagcTGTGCCAGAACAGATGCAATTTTTACACCATATCCTGGATTTAAAAGCCATATAAAGGGTAAGCAGTTATTTTAATACCCATTTATTTAGTGTCCAGATGGAACAGCATTGATGAATTTTTGACTTTAAAACTTTTATAGGATGTTCAAAAACTACAAACTTAACATGTTGATTTTTGACTTTAGTGAGTACATCATCTTTGCTTACTTCTCCAAGGTTTTCAATCCCATAACTGCTTCACTAAGCTGATGGTTATGCACCGAAGACTAAAACAAAGTAGCCTATTTTCATTGTCTGAAAGGAAAGATGCAAAAGATAAAGCAGGACAGAGAAGTTGAAcagttatttgtttttcttgtaagGTGAAGCCAGCAGTCCAGTTAAGGAATtgactttaaataaaattatctccTGTTTTTCATTAGTCAGTGTAAGTATATTGAATTAGAAATAGCTTTGGGACACAGTGGAAGTTCTGAGACATAGACTTAAGGGAATGAC
Encoded proteins:
- the MBIP gene encoding MAP3K12-binding inhibitory protein 1 isoform X1; the encoded protein is MAAAPSPLQPGGHALEIGAEPAASEVASSALRCLAGLAGQLNLGDDIVKVVIDWSKLQSTSALQPALLFSALQQHILCLQPLLEKLQSLIKEENIGHIEPAGKTEGQTCETSLDAYDGNCQIEEKYASYDLRDQKDAHVHFDPEVVQIKAGKAEIDRRISAFIERKQAEINENNVREFCNVIDCNQENSCARTDAIFTPYPGFKSHIKVSRVVNTYGPQTRSEGAHGSSLKASVPIHDCGNQAVEERLQNIEAHLRLQTGGPVPRDIYQRIKKLEDKILELEGLSPEYFHSVSCSGKRRKVQPPHQNYSLAELDEKINAIKQALLRKTKESKSKEAERLLR
- the MBIP gene encoding MAP3K12-binding inhibitory protein 1 isoform X2; translated protein: MAAAPSPLQPGGHALEIGAEPAASEVASSALRCLAGLAGQLNLGDDIVKVVIDWSKLQSTSALQPALLFSALQQHILCLQPLLEKLQSLIKEENIGHIEPAGKTEGQTCETSLDAYDGNCQIEEKYASYDLRDQKDAHVHFDPEVVQIKAGKAEIDRRISAFIERKQAEINENNVREFCNVIDCNQENSCARTDAIFTPYPGFKSHIKVSRVVNTYGPQTRSEGAHGSSLKASVPIHDCGNQAVEERLQNIEAHLRLQTGGPVPRDIYQRIKKLEDKILELEGLSPEYFHSVSCSGKRRKVQPPHNYSLAELDEKINAIKQALLRKTKESKSKEAERLLR